In a single window of the Salvelinus namaycush isolate Seneca chromosome 6, SaNama_1.0, whole genome shotgun sequence genome:
- the LOC120050112 gene encoding uncharacterized protein LOC120050112 isoform X2: protein MDENPDENGPPLLLPSLRLFIPPLRLVSAAMWQVVQRGDVQDYGMLEEFVTTVTEIVPELLSCSQRAQLILGLRARMVLELCRTEQTADQDIQQHLDRIRSLISTGEAESGDAEVELSESNFVELVESLLKDPSERETFYQDVFPVEFGPKYDTAIQMLMLEFLSRLEKLLPIPDLEQTASLLNAVPSALEKCVQFVPDPIQLRTLLQYHRKLGRLDSIGLSFPLPALRLFIPPLRLFSAAMWQVAQRGDIMDYGKLEEFVTFVTETVPELLSFRQRTQLMLGLRAKLVLELCRTEQTAGLQIHLDRIHFHAARSHPGDADFCCAEAEASKSNFLALVQTLIQDPVEREHFFQEVFPVDYGPKYDSALQGLMWEFLSRLEQLLPVPDLKQTVSWLNAAPSVLEECVNSLSQPLQLKTLLQHHRELGYLDTNATSSSSAGDCIFSSLSLTPVLVTATRKTETEIQSELMDGCMDPALYGEEMETESVVVTEYAEVELGTSTYTREEREFSIEKTESQNPRDSQAELNGEERELVAMPSEEECQEGEVEVICEEVGHPNGDAELVSEETSAMNTEEAVFCAEVGDVCVDLESMNREVEMIYEEVEHVEHQELVGPICAENTIDRPSTHNENLHDENGVTAEGREKDAQERNEAGYVPQTVTDQGSSQCTPQDVMNQPELVTSCLHQKPTLGFQRLDVSGLPLQMSSSQPWRRNTRLQMKTVGSKGPNGGQLKALEEGNGTWGVPLYLSPDPREDSEDLSATSDSSTMNGNKGGTVEAPSLVFACSQCSFNHADEVTLRQHLKALHPEEYRRMLAAGENETETPPGSSSSTPLNPCLSDIPHTLGKSGRHTSRSKTCSVCGKTFSRATDMRRHQRSHTGERPYRCTQCGKTFQYSFDLKRHQRKGLGSRPFQCCACGEGFDREEDLKTHCSVAHLAESPVSDDDVGIKLNLPAGLENEQCPSEEGQHKCPECDMSFSQISQMKRHQLIYSGGDPLQCNQCLKKCQNSDALTKHMQMHNGARPFQCSMCKINFTQLVCLRQHYLNAHKEEGSFLCSHCPKSFSRLSNLIKHQRTHTGERPYQCSHCPKRFTQLQILTRHERIHTGERPFLCPDCGKSFLSSGELSKHLQCHSEERPFPCLECGKTFKANRFLKKHLQTHTGERPFPCSQCGKRFSKSTDLTRHNRMHTGERPHMCSQCGKSFLTYSEVVKHQRYHTGERPFKCEQCGKSFTQSCYLTVHKRIHTGEKPYSCSVCGNRYNSTTPLKRHMLSHTGEKPYVCTECGKAYNRLHLLRTHERTHAAVEAVC from the exons GtccccctcttcttcttccctctctGCGTCTCTTCATTCCACCACTGCGGCTTGTCTCTGCAGCCATGTGGCAAGTGGTTCAGCGAGGAGACGTTCAAGATTATGGGATGCTGGAGGAGTTTGTCACCACGGTGACAGAGATTGTGCCAGAGCTTTTGAGTTGCAGTCAGAGGGCCCAACTCATTCTGGGGCTTCGAGCAAGG ATGGTTCTGGAGTTGTGTCGCACTGAGCAGACAGCAGACCAAGACATTCAGCAACACCTGGACAGGATCCGGAGCCTCATATCCACTGGGGAAGCAGAG TCAGGTGATGCAGAGGTGGAATTATCTGAATCAAACTTTGTGGAGCTGGTTGAATCTCTGCTGAAAGACCCAAGTGAAAGGGAGACCTTTTACCAG GACGTGTTCCCTGTGGAATTTGGGCCCAAGTATGACACTGCAATACAGATGCTGATGTTAGAATTCCTTTCCAGACTTGAGAAGTTACTTCCCATACCAGACCTTGAACAG ACTGCCTCCTTGTTAAATGCCGTCCCCTCTGCCCTGGAGAAATGTGTACAGTTTGTACCTGACCCCATACAATTGAGGACCCTGCTCCAATACCACAGAAAACTTGGGCGTTTGGACTCCATCG GGTTATCTTTTCCTCTACCTGCCCTGCGCCTGTTCATCCCACCGCTGCGGTTGTTTTCTGCAGCGATGTGGCAAGTGGCCCAACGAGGGGATATAATGGACTACGGGAAGCTGGAAGAGTTTGTGACATTTGTTACAGAGACGGTTCCAGAGCTGCTCAGTTTCAGACAGAGAACCCAGCTCATGTTGGGCTTACGAgcaaag TTGGTTTTGGAGTTGTGCCGCACGGAGCAGACAGCAGGACTTCAGATCCATCTGGACAGGATCCATTTCCACGCAGCAAGATCACATCCGGGGGATGCAGAC TTTTGTTGCGCAGAAGCGGAAGCCTCTAAATCAAATTTCCTTGCACTGGTACAAACTCTTATCCAAGACCCAGTTGAGAGGGAACATTTCTTCCAG GAAGTGTTTCCTGTAGACTATGGACCCAAGTATGACTCTGCTCTGCAAGGATTAATGTGGGAGTTTCTCTCCAGGCTGGAGCAGCTCCTTCCAGTACCAGACCTCAAACAG ACAGTGTCTTGGCTCAATGCTGCACCCTCTGTCTTGGAAGAGTGTGTCAACTCTCTATCTCAACCTCTGCAGTTGAAGACTCTACTGCAACATCATAGAGAACTAGGATATTTGGACACCAATG CAACTTCTTCCTCCTCTGCTGGCGACTGCatcttctcctctctgtctctcactccggTACTGGTGACGGCCACTagaaagacagaaacagagatCCAATCAGAGTTGATGGATGGCTGTATGGACCCAGCCTTATATGGTGAAGAGATGGAAACAGAGTCTGTAGTAGTGACTGAGTATGCAGAAGTGGAGCTGGGGACCAGTACATACACcagagaggaaagggagtttaGTATAGAGAAGACTGAGTCACAGAACCCAAGAGACAGTCAGGCTGAATTGAATGGGGAAGAGCGGGAGTTGGTAGCCATGCCAAGCGAGGAAGAATGTCAAGAGGGAGAAGTGGAGGTTATTTGTGAGGAAGTGGGGCATCCTAACGGAGACGCTGAGCTTGTTTCAGAGGAAACCAGTGCCATGAACACAGAGGAAGCCGTTTTCTGTGCAGAggtgggggatgtgtgtgtggatctgGAGTCAATGAATAGAGAGGTGGAAATGATTTATGAGGAGGTGGAGCATGTTGAACATCAGGAGTTAGTTGGGCCTATATGTGCAGAGAATACAATTGACAGACCGTCCACCCACAATGAGAACCTACATGACGAAAATGGGGTCACAGCGGAGGGGCGTGAGAAGGATGCGCAGGAGAGAAATGAAGCTGGTTATGTCCCCCAAACTGTCACGGATCAAGGAAGTTCCCAATGTACGCCACAAGATGTAATGAACCAGCCTGAACTGGTCACATCCTGTCTGCACCAAAAACCCACATTAGGGTTCCAGAGACTGGATGTCAGTGGGCTGCCTCTCCAAATGTCCTCCTCTCAACCATGGAGAAGAAACACAAGACTCCAGATGAAGACAGTGGGATCAAAAGGACCCAATGGAGGGCAGCTCAAGGCATTGGAGGAGGGTAATGGGACCTGGGGTGTCCCTTTATACCTGTCTCCAGACCCAAG GGAAGACTCTGAAGACCTCAGCGCCACTTCTGACAGCTCCACAATGAATGGAAATAAAG GTGGGACGGTGGAGGCTCCCTCTCTTGTCTTCGCCTGCTCTCAGTGCTCTTTTAACCATGCCGACGAGGTGACCCTCCGGCAACACCTTAAAGCGCTTCACCCAGAGGAGTACAGAAGGATGCTTGCTGCTGGAGAAAATGAAACAGAAACCCCTCCAGGGTCTTCCAGTAGCACCCCTCTGAACCCATGTCTCTCAGACATTCCCCACACACTGGGAAAGTCTGGCAGGCATACATCACGCTCCAAAACATGCTCTGTGTGTGGAAAGACCTTCTCTCGAGCAACAGATATGAGGAGACACCAGAGATCCCACACTGGGGAGCGGCCTTACAGGTGCACCCAATGTGGGAAGACTTTCCAGTACTCCTTCGACTTGAAAAGACACCAGCGAAAGGGCCTAGGGTCAAGGCCGTTCCAGTGCTGCGCGTGTGGAGAGGGCTTCGATCGGGAGGAAGATCTAAAGACACACTGCAGTGTGGCTCATTTAGCAGAGTCGCCAGTCTCTGATGATGACGTTGGGATCAAGTTAAACCTCCCAGCAGGCCTTGAGAATGAGCAGTGTCCCAGCGAAGAGGGTCAACACAAATGTCCAGAATGTGACATGTCTTTCAGTCAGATATCCCAAATGAAGCGACACCAGCTGATTTACTCCGGTGGTGACCCGCTGCAGTGCAACCAGTGTTTGAAGAAATGTCAAAACTCTGATGCCCTCACAAAACACATGCAAATGCACAACGGCGCTCGACCATTCCAGTGTTCTATGTGCAAAATTAACTTCACGCAGCTAGTTTGTCTTAGGCAACACTATTTGAATGCTCATAAGGAAGAGGGTTCATTTCTCTGTTCCCATTGTCCTAAAAGTTTCTCAAGGCTATCGAACTTGATCAAACACCAGAGAACTCATACAGGTGAGCGACCTTACCAGTGCTCTCATTGTCCAAAGAGATTCACACAACTACAGATCTTGACTAGACATgagagaattcacacaggagagagaccatTTCTTTGCCCTGACTGTGGAAAAAGTTTTCTGTCCTCTGGTGAATTGTCAAAACACCTTCAGTGTCACTCAGAGGAGAGACCCTTCCCTTGTCTCGAGTGTGGAAAGACTTTCAAGGCCAATCGGTTTTTAAAGAAACACTTACAGACTCATACAGGGGAGCGTCCTTTCCcctgctcccagtgtgggaagagattttcCAAGTCGACTGATCTGACCAGGCATAATCGCATGCATACAGGGGAGAGGCCACATATGTGCTCTCAGTGCGGTAAAAGTTTCTTAACTTACTCCGAAGTGGTGAAACATCAGCGTTACCACACTGGAGAACGACCATTCAAATGTGAGCAGTGTGGGAAAAGTTTTACCCAGTCCTGCTATCTTACAGTACATAAgcggatacacacaggagagaagccctacTCCTGCAGCGTGTGTGGAAATCGCTATAACAGCACCACTCCACTGAAGAGACACATGCTCAGCCACACGGGAGAGAAGCCATACGTGTGTACTGAATGTGGGAAGGCTTACAACAGATTGCATCTTCTGCGCACACACGAGCGAACTCATGCAGCAGTTGAGGCTGTTTGTTGA
- the LOC120050112 gene encoding uncharacterized protein LOC120050112 isoform X1, with protein sequence MQCQNPSENGPPLLLPSLRLFIPPLRLVSAAMWQVVQRGDVQDYGMLEEFVTTVTEIVPELLSCSQRAQLILGLRARMVLELCRTEQTADQDIQQHLDRIRSLISTGEAESGDAEVELSESNFVELVESLLKDPSERETFYQDVFPVEFGPKYDTAIQMLMLEFLSRLEKLLPIPDLEQTASLLNAVPSALEKCVQFVPDPIQLRTLLQYHRKLGRLDSIGLSFPLPALRLFIPPLRLFSAAMWQVAQRGDIMDYGKLEEFVTFVTETVPELLSFRQRTQLMLGLRAKLVLELCRTEQTAGLQIHLDRIHFHAARSHPGDADFCCAEAEASKSNFLALVQTLIQDPVEREHFFQEVFPVDYGPKYDSALQGLMWEFLSRLEQLLPVPDLKQTVSWLNAAPSVLEECVNSLSQPLQLKTLLQHHRELGYLDTNATSSSSAGDCIFSSLSLTPVLVTATRKTETEIQSELMDGCMDPALYGEEMETESVVVTEYAEVELGTSTYTREEREFSIEKTESQNPRDSQAELNGEERELVAMPSEEECQEGEVEVICEEVGHPNGDAELVSEETSAMNTEEAVFCAEVGDVCVDLESMNREVEMIYEEVEHVEHQELVGPICAENTIDRPSTHNENLHDENGVTAEGREKDAQERNEAGYVPQTVTDQGSSQCTPQDVMNQPELVTSCLHQKPTLGFQRLDVSGLPLQMSSSQPWRRNTRLQMKTVGSKGPNGGQLKALEEGNGTWGVPLYLSPDPREDSEDLSATSDSSTMNGNKGGTVEAPSLVFACSQCSFNHADEVTLRQHLKALHPEEYRRMLAAGENETETPPGSSSSTPLNPCLSDIPHTLGKSGRHTSRSKTCSVCGKTFSRATDMRRHQRSHTGERPYRCTQCGKTFQYSFDLKRHQRKGLGSRPFQCCACGEGFDREEDLKTHCSVAHLAESPVSDDDVGIKLNLPAGLENEQCPSEEGQHKCPECDMSFSQISQMKRHQLIYSGGDPLQCNQCLKKCQNSDALTKHMQMHNGARPFQCSMCKINFTQLVCLRQHYLNAHKEEGSFLCSHCPKSFSRLSNLIKHQRTHTGERPYQCSHCPKRFTQLQILTRHERIHTGERPFLCPDCGKSFLSSGELSKHLQCHSEERPFPCLECGKTFKANRFLKKHLQTHTGERPFPCSQCGKRFSKSTDLTRHNRMHTGERPHMCSQCGKSFLTYSEVVKHQRYHTGERPFKCEQCGKSFTQSCYLTVHKRIHTGEKPYSCSVCGNRYNSTTPLKRHMLSHTGEKPYVCTECGKAYNRLHLLRTHERTHAAVEAVC encoded by the exons ATGCAATGTCAAAATCCCAGCGAAAATG GtccccctcttcttcttccctctctGCGTCTCTTCATTCCACCACTGCGGCTTGTCTCTGCAGCCATGTGGCAAGTGGTTCAGCGAGGAGACGTTCAAGATTATGGGATGCTGGAGGAGTTTGTCACCACGGTGACAGAGATTGTGCCAGAGCTTTTGAGTTGCAGTCAGAGGGCCCAACTCATTCTGGGGCTTCGAGCAAGG ATGGTTCTGGAGTTGTGTCGCACTGAGCAGACAGCAGACCAAGACATTCAGCAACACCTGGACAGGATCCGGAGCCTCATATCCACTGGGGAAGCAGAG TCAGGTGATGCAGAGGTGGAATTATCTGAATCAAACTTTGTGGAGCTGGTTGAATCTCTGCTGAAAGACCCAAGTGAAAGGGAGACCTTTTACCAG GACGTGTTCCCTGTGGAATTTGGGCCCAAGTATGACACTGCAATACAGATGCTGATGTTAGAATTCCTTTCCAGACTTGAGAAGTTACTTCCCATACCAGACCTTGAACAG ACTGCCTCCTTGTTAAATGCCGTCCCCTCTGCCCTGGAGAAATGTGTACAGTTTGTACCTGACCCCATACAATTGAGGACCCTGCTCCAATACCACAGAAAACTTGGGCGTTTGGACTCCATCG GGTTATCTTTTCCTCTACCTGCCCTGCGCCTGTTCATCCCACCGCTGCGGTTGTTTTCTGCAGCGATGTGGCAAGTGGCCCAACGAGGGGATATAATGGACTACGGGAAGCTGGAAGAGTTTGTGACATTTGTTACAGAGACGGTTCCAGAGCTGCTCAGTTTCAGACAGAGAACCCAGCTCATGTTGGGCTTACGAgcaaag TTGGTTTTGGAGTTGTGCCGCACGGAGCAGACAGCAGGACTTCAGATCCATCTGGACAGGATCCATTTCCACGCAGCAAGATCACATCCGGGGGATGCAGAC TTTTGTTGCGCAGAAGCGGAAGCCTCTAAATCAAATTTCCTTGCACTGGTACAAACTCTTATCCAAGACCCAGTTGAGAGGGAACATTTCTTCCAG GAAGTGTTTCCTGTAGACTATGGACCCAAGTATGACTCTGCTCTGCAAGGATTAATGTGGGAGTTTCTCTCCAGGCTGGAGCAGCTCCTTCCAGTACCAGACCTCAAACAG ACAGTGTCTTGGCTCAATGCTGCACCCTCTGTCTTGGAAGAGTGTGTCAACTCTCTATCTCAACCTCTGCAGTTGAAGACTCTACTGCAACATCATAGAGAACTAGGATATTTGGACACCAATG CAACTTCTTCCTCCTCTGCTGGCGACTGCatcttctcctctctgtctctcactccggTACTGGTGACGGCCACTagaaagacagaaacagagatCCAATCAGAGTTGATGGATGGCTGTATGGACCCAGCCTTATATGGTGAAGAGATGGAAACAGAGTCTGTAGTAGTGACTGAGTATGCAGAAGTGGAGCTGGGGACCAGTACATACACcagagaggaaagggagtttaGTATAGAGAAGACTGAGTCACAGAACCCAAGAGACAGTCAGGCTGAATTGAATGGGGAAGAGCGGGAGTTGGTAGCCATGCCAAGCGAGGAAGAATGTCAAGAGGGAGAAGTGGAGGTTATTTGTGAGGAAGTGGGGCATCCTAACGGAGACGCTGAGCTTGTTTCAGAGGAAACCAGTGCCATGAACACAGAGGAAGCCGTTTTCTGTGCAGAggtgggggatgtgtgtgtggatctgGAGTCAATGAATAGAGAGGTGGAAATGATTTATGAGGAGGTGGAGCATGTTGAACATCAGGAGTTAGTTGGGCCTATATGTGCAGAGAATACAATTGACAGACCGTCCACCCACAATGAGAACCTACATGACGAAAATGGGGTCACAGCGGAGGGGCGTGAGAAGGATGCGCAGGAGAGAAATGAAGCTGGTTATGTCCCCCAAACTGTCACGGATCAAGGAAGTTCCCAATGTACGCCACAAGATGTAATGAACCAGCCTGAACTGGTCACATCCTGTCTGCACCAAAAACCCACATTAGGGTTCCAGAGACTGGATGTCAGTGGGCTGCCTCTCCAAATGTCCTCCTCTCAACCATGGAGAAGAAACACAAGACTCCAGATGAAGACAGTGGGATCAAAAGGACCCAATGGAGGGCAGCTCAAGGCATTGGAGGAGGGTAATGGGACCTGGGGTGTCCCTTTATACCTGTCTCCAGACCCAAG GGAAGACTCTGAAGACCTCAGCGCCACTTCTGACAGCTCCACAATGAATGGAAATAAAG GTGGGACGGTGGAGGCTCCCTCTCTTGTCTTCGCCTGCTCTCAGTGCTCTTTTAACCATGCCGACGAGGTGACCCTCCGGCAACACCTTAAAGCGCTTCACCCAGAGGAGTACAGAAGGATGCTTGCTGCTGGAGAAAATGAAACAGAAACCCCTCCAGGGTCTTCCAGTAGCACCCCTCTGAACCCATGTCTCTCAGACATTCCCCACACACTGGGAAAGTCTGGCAGGCATACATCACGCTCCAAAACATGCTCTGTGTGTGGAAAGACCTTCTCTCGAGCAACAGATATGAGGAGACACCAGAGATCCCACACTGGGGAGCGGCCTTACAGGTGCACCCAATGTGGGAAGACTTTCCAGTACTCCTTCGACTTGAAAAGACACCAGCGAAAGGGCCTAGGGTCAAGGCCGTTCCAGTGCTGCGCGTGTGGAGAGGGCTTCGATCGGGAGGAAGATCTAAAGACACACTGCAGTGTGGCTCATTTAGCAGAGTCGCCAGTCTCTGATGATGACGTTGGGATCAAGTTAAACCTCCCAGCAGGCCTTGAGAATGAGCAGTGTCCCAGCGAAGAGGGTCAACACAAATGTCCAGAATGTGACATGTCTTTCAGTCAGATATCCCAAATGAAGCGACACCAGCTGATTTACTCCGGTGGTGACCCGCTGCAGTGCAACCAGTGTTTGAAGAAATGTCAAAACTCTGATGCCCTCACAAAACACATGCAAATGCACAACGGCGCTCGACCATTCCAGTGTTCTATGTGCAAAATTAACTTCACGCAGCTAGTTTGTCTTAGGCAACACTATTTGAATGCTCATAAGGAAGAGGGTTCATTTCTCTGTTCCCATTGTCCTAAAAGTTTCTCAAGGCTATCGAACTTGATCAAACACCAGAGAACTCATACAGGTGAGCGACCTTACCAGTGCTCTCATTGTCCAAAGAGATTCACACAACTACAGATCTTGACTAGACATgagagaattcacacaggagagagaccatTTCTTTGCCCTGACTGTGGAAAAAGTTTTCTGTCCTCTGGTGAATTGTCAAAACACCTTCAGTGTCACTCAGAGGAGAGACCCTTCCCTTGTCTCGAGTGTGGAAAGACTTTCAAGGCCAATCGGTTTTTAAAGAAACACTTACAGACTCATACAGGGGAGCGTCCTTTCCcctgctcccagtgtgggaagagattttcCAAGTCGACTGATCTGACCAGGCATAATCGCATGCATACAGGGGAGAGGCCACATATGTGCTCTCAGTGCGGTAAAAGTTTCTTAACTTACTCCGAAGTGGTGAAACATCAGCGTTACCACACTGGAGAACGACCATTCAAATGTGAGCAGTGTGGGAAAAGTTTTACCCAGTCCTGCTATCTTACAGTACATAAgcggatacacacaggagagaagccctacTCCTGCAGCGTGTGTGGAAATCGCTATAACAGCACCACTCCACTGAAGAGACACATGCTCAGCCACACGGGAGAGAAGCCATACGTGTGTACTGAATGTGGGAAGGCTTACAACAGATTGCATCTTCTGCGCACACACGAGCGAACTCATGCAGCAGTTGAGGCTGTTTGTTGA
- the LOC120050112 gene encoding zinc finger protein 16-like isoform X3, with protein sequence MDYRNLTEPVVNTGLSFPLPALRLFIPPLRLFSAAMWQVAQRGDIMDYGKLEEFVTFVTETVPELLSFRQRTQLMLGLRAKLVLELCRTEQTAGLQIHLDRIHFHAARSHPGDADFCCAEAEASKSNFLALVQTLIQDPVEREHFFQEVFPVDYGPKYDSALQGLMWEFLSRLEQLLPVPDLKQTVSWLNAAPSVLEECVNSLSQPLQLKTLLQHHRELGYLDTNATSSSSAGDCIFSSLSLTPVLVTATRKTETEIQSELMDGCMDPALYGEEMETESVVVTEYAEVELGTSTYTREEREFSIEKTESQNPRDSQAELNGEERELVAMPSEEECQEGEVEVICEEVGHPNGDAELVSEETSAMNTEEAVFCAEVGDVCVDLESMNREVEMIYEEVEHVEHQELVGPICAENTIDRPSTHNENLHDENGVTAEGREKDAQERNEAGYVPQTVTDQGSSQCTPQDVMNQPELVTSCLHQKPTLGFQRLDVSGLPLQMSSSQPWRRNTRLQMKTVGSKGPNGGQLKALEEGNGTWGVPLYLSPDPREDSEDLSATSDSSTMNGNKGGTVEAPSLVFACSQCSFNHADEVTLRQHLKALHPEEYRRMLAAGENETETPPGSSSSTPLNPCLSDIPHTLGKSGRHTSRSKTCSVCGKTFSRATDMRRHQRSHTGERPYRCTQCGKTFQYSFDLKRHQRKGLGSRPFQCCACGEGFDREEDLKTHCSVAHLAESPVSDDDVGIKLNLPAGLENEQCPSEEGQHKCPECDMSFSQISQMKRHQLIYSGGDPLQCNQCLKKCQNSDALTKHMQMHNGARPFQCSMCKINFTQLVCLRQHYLNAHKEEGSFLCSHCPKSFSRLSNLIKHQRTHTGERPYQCSHCPKRFTQLQILTRHERIHTGERPFLCPDCGKSFLSSGELSKHLQCHSEERPFPCLECGKTFKANRFLKKHLQTHTGERPFPCSQCGKRFSKSTDLTRHNRMHTGERPHMCSQCGKSFLTYSEVVKHQRYHTGERPFKCEQCGKSFTQSCYLTVHKRIHTGEKPYSCSVCGNRYNSTTPLKRHMLSHTGEKPYVCTECGKAYNRLHLLRTHERTHAAVEAVC encoded by the exons ATGGATTATCGGAATTTAACGGAACCGGTGGTGAATACGG GGTTATCTTTTCCTCTACCTGCCCTGCGCCTGTTCATCCCACCGCTGCGGTTGTTTTCTGCAGCGATGTGGCAAGTGGCCCAACGAGGGGATATAATGGACTACGGGAAGCTGGAAGAGTTTGTGACATTTGTTACAGAGACGGTTCCAGAGCTGCTCAGTTTCAGACAGAGAACCCAGCTCATGTTGGGCTTACGAgcaaag TTGGTTTTGGAGTTGTGCCGCACGGAGCAGACAGCAGGACTTCAGATCCATCTGGACAGGATCCATTTCCACGCAGCAAGATCACATCCGGGGGATGCAGAC TTTTGTTGCGCAGAAGCGGAAGCCTCTAAATCAAATTTCCTTGCACTGGTACAAACTCTTATCCAAGACCCAGTTGAGAGGGAACATTTCTTCCAG GAAGTGTTTCCTGTAGACTATGGACCCAAGTATGACTCTGCTCTGCAAGGATTAATGTGGGAGTTTCTCTCCAGGCTGGAGCAGCTCCTTCCAGTACCAGACCTCAAACAG ACAGTGTCTTGGCTCAATGCTGCACCCTCTGTCTTGGAAGAGTGTGTCAACTCTCTATCTCAACCTCTGCAGTTGAAGACTCTACTGCAACATCATAGAGAACTAGGATATTTGGACACCAATG CAACTTCTTCCTCCTCTGCTGGCGACTGCatcttctcctctctgtctctcactccggTACTGGTGACGGCCACTagaaagacagaaacagagatCCAATCAGAGTTGATGGATGGCTGTATGGACCCAGCCTTATATGGTGAAGAGATGGAAACAGAGTCTGTAGTAGTGACTGAGTATGCAGAAGTGGAGCTGGGGACCAGTACATACACcagagaggaaagggagtttaGTATAGAGAAGACTGAGTCACAGAACCCAAGAGACAGTCAGGCTGAATTGAATGGGGAAGAGCGGGAGTTGGTAGCCATGCCAAGCGAGGAAGAATGTCAAGAGGGAGAAGTGGAGGTTATTTGTGAGGAAGTGGGGCATCCTAACGGAGACGCTGAGCTTGTTTCAGAGGAAACCAGTGCCATGAACACAGAGGAAGCCGTTTTCTGTGCAGAggtgggggatgtgtgtgtggatctgGAGTCAATGAATAGAGAGGTGGAAATGATTTATGAGGAGGTGGAGCATGTTGAACATCAGGAGTTAGTTGGGCCTATATGTGCAGAGAATACAATTGACAGACCGTCCACCCACAATGAGAACCTACATGACGAAAATGGGGTCACAGCGGAGGGGCGTGAGAAGGATGCGCAGGAGAGAAATGAAGCTGGTTATGTCCCCCAAACTGTCACGGATCAAGGAAGTTCCCAATGTACGCCACAAGATGTAATGAACCAGCCTGAACTGGTCACATCCTGTCTGCACCAAAAACCCACATTAGGGTTCCAGAGACTGGATGTCAGTGGGCTGCCTCTCCAAATGTCCTCCTCTCAACCATGGAGAAGAAACACAAGACTCCAGATGAAGACAGTGGGATCAAAAGGACCCAATGGAGGGCAGCTCAAGGCATTGGAGGAGGGTAATGGGACCTGGGGTGTCCCTTTATACCTGTCTCCAGACCCAAG GGAAGACTCTGAAGACCTCAGCGCCACTTCTGACAGCTCCACAATGAATGGAAATAAAG GTGGGACGGTGGAGGCTCCCTCTCTTGTCTTCGCCTGCTCTCAGTGCTCTTTTAACCATGCCGACGAGGTGACCCTCCGGCAACACCTTAAAGCGCTTCACCCAGAGGAGTACAGAAGGATGCTTGCTGCTGGAGAAAATGAAACAGAAACCCCTCCAGGGTCTTCCAGTAGCACCCCTCTGAACCCATGTCTCTCAGACATTCCCCACACACTGGGAAAGTCTGGCAGGCATACATCACGCTCCAAAACATGCTCTGTGTGTGGAAAGACCTTCTCTCGAGCAACAGATATGAGGAGACACCAGAGATCCCACACTGGGGAGCGGCCTTACAGGTGCACCCAATGTGGGAAGACTTTCCAGTACTCCTTCGACTTGAAAAGACACCAGCGAAAGGGCCTAGGGTCAAGGCCGTTCCAGTGCTGCGCGTGTGGAGAGGGCTTCGATCGGGAGGAAGATCTAAAGACACACTGCAGTGTGGCTCATTTAGCAGAGTCGCCAGTCTCTGATGATGACGTTGGGATCAAGTTAAACCTCCCAGCAGGCCTTGAGAATGAGCAGTGTCCCAGCGAAGAGGGTCAACACAAATGTCCAGAATGTGACATGTCTTTCAGTCAGATATCCCAAATGAAGCGACACCAGCTGATTTACTCCGGTGGTGACCCGCTGCAGTGCAACCAGTGTTTGAAGAAATGTCAAAACTCTGATGCCCTCACAAAACACATGCAAATGCACAACGGCGCTCGACCATTCCAGTGTTCTATGTGCAAAATTAACTTCACGCAGCTAGTTTGTCTTAGGCAACACTATTTGAATGCTCATAAGGAAGAGGGTTCATTTCTCTGTTCCCATTGTCCTAAAAGTTTCTCAAGGCTATCGAACTTGATCAAACACCAGAGAACTCATACAGGTGAGCGACCTTACCAGTGCTCTCATTGTCCAAAGAGATTCACACAACTACAGATCTTGACTAGACATgagagaattcacacaggagagagaccatTTCTTTGCCCTGACTGTGGAAAAAGTTTTCTGTCCTCTGGTGAATTGTCAAAACACCTTCAGTGTCACTCAGAGGAGAGACCCTTCCCTTGTCTCGAGTGTGGAAAGACTTTCAAGGCCAATCGGTTTTTAAAGAAACACTTACAGACTCATACAGGGGAGCGTCCTTTCCcctgctcccagtgtgggaagagattttcCAAGTCGACTGATCTGACCAGGCATAATCGCATGCATACAGGGGAGAGGCCACATATGTGCTCTCAGTGCGGTAAAAGTTTCTTAACTTACTCCGAAGTGGTGAAACATCAGCGTTACCACACTGGAGAACGACCATTCAAATGTGAGCAGTGTGGGAAAAGTTTTACCCAGTCCTGCTATCTTACAGTACATAAgcggatacacacaggagagaagccctacTCCTGCAGCGTGTGTGGAAATCGCTATAACAGCACCACTCCACTGAAGAGACACATGCTCAGCCACACGGGAGAGAAGCCATACGTGTGTACTGAATGTGGGAAGGCTTACAACAGATTGCATCTTCTGCGCACACACGAGCGAACTCATGCAGCAGTTGAGGCTGTTTGTTGA